In Prochlorococcus marinus str. MIT 1214, one DNA window encodes the following:
- a CDS encoding S41 family peptidase translates to MKRLLLPLLAALAFPTTTQAEISDEIHKRCLDARDYSGCVRTNQSSSLKLIKEITGIGVNLFLNTETSEIIIKSIINGTPASNADIESGDVILEVDGKSTKGVGIEEVIELIKGPKDKPVKLVLGRPNQKGKRKKIKIRLVRDTFEIPNNEYLNQMKIREWLNRELPSDLDSMLQRNGKSLR, encoded by the coding sequence ATGAAACGCTTACTACTTCCACTACTCGCTGCTCTTGCTTTCCCTACTACTACACAGGCTGAAATAAGTGATGAAATTCATAAACGCTGTCTCGATGCTAGAGATTATTCAGGCTGCGTAAGAACAAACCAAAGTTCAAGTCTTAAGCTCATAAAAGAAATTACTGGTATAGGCGTTAATCTTTTCCTAAATACTGAAACTTCTGAAATAATAATAAAATCAATTATTAATGGAACTCCTGCCTCTAATGCAGATATTGAATCAGGTGACGTAATTCTTGAGGTAGATGGGAAGTCAACTAAAGGAGTGGGTATAGAAGAAGTAATTGAATTAATTAAAGGACCAAAAGATAAACCAGTAAAATTAGTTCTTGGAAGACCAAACCAAAAAGGAAAAAGGAAAAAAATTAAAATTCGCTTGGTTAGAGATACTTTTGAAATTCCAAATAACGAATATCTGAATCAAATGAAGATAAGAGAATGGTTGAATCGAGAGTTGCCATCAGACTTAGACTCGATGTTGCAGCGAAACGGAAAATCATTGAGATAA
- the def gene encoding peptide deformylase, whose protein sequence is MGIRNVLRIGHPALRSRAEEVPDDWFGSQRLQDLIDDLFDTKLACSGAGLAAPQIDEPWRVLVVGMDQNPRYPDAPPLPELVLINPVIKSIGEELIAGWEGCLSVPRLRGEVQRWRHIHLRWQDQEGASHTEEFQDFHARVVQHENDHLDGVLFPDRLTSPLAFGFTDELQAHGRIP, encoded by the coding sequence ATGGGGATTCGGAATGTTCTACGAATTGGTCATCCGGCATTGCGCAGTCGCGCAGAAGAAGTCCCTGATGACTGGTTTGGCAGTCAACGTCTACAGGACCTGATAGACGATCTGTTCGATACTAAATTGGCTTGTTCTGGAGCAGGGCTAGCTGCACCACAGATCGATGAACCTTGGAGGGTTCTTGTTGTTGGTATGGACCAAAACCCTCGATACCCCGATGCTCCTCCTTTACCTGAACTTGTATTGATCAATCCTGTTATCAAATCAATTGGAGAGGAATTGATCGCTGGTTGGGAGGGTTGCCTCAGCGTACCTCGCTTGCGCGGTGAGGTGCAGCGTTGGAGACATATTCACCTGAGATGGCAAGACCAAGAGGGAGCTTCCCATACAGAAGAATTTCAAGACTTCCATGCACGGGTCGTTCAGCATGAAAATGATCACTTGGATGGTGTTCTTTTCCCTGATCGTCTTACCAGTCCACTGGCTTTTGGATTTACGGATGAGCTACAGGCTCATGGACGGATTCCTTAG
- a CDS encoding DUF3764 family protein encodes MALETTVFTFKISVPFADWSKGFDSPEVVAMHEANAIKPLYRGVCKDDPESVVVIHQAEEGIAKAFFEASRGAVEATGHIYDSTVITSYLAG; translated from the coding sequence ATGGCTCTGGAGACTACAGTATTTACTTTCAAGATTTCTGTTCCGTTTGCAGATTGGTCTAAGGGATTTGATAGTCCTGAGGTTGTTGCAATGCACGAGGCTAACGCAATAAAGCCCTTATACAGAGGTGTTTGCAAAGATGATCCTGAATCAGTTGTTGTGATCCATCAAGCAGAAGAGGGTATTGCAAAAGCTTTTTTTGAAGCAAGTAGAGGAGCTGTTGAAGCTACAGGTCATATATATGACTCAACCGTTATTACCAGTTACTTAGCAGGTTAA
- the clpS gene encoding ATP-dependent Clp protease adapter ClpS encodes MDQITDITTTVIDPKTTKKKYPEARVIVLDDNFNSFEHVANCLETIIPGMSEKRSWELAFEVDREGSAKVWRGPLEQAELYHQQLVSKGLTMAPIEKT; translated from the coding sequence ATGGATCAAATTACTGATATAACTACTACAGTCATAGATCCAAAGACAACAAAAAAGAAATATCCAGAAGCAAGGGTAATAGTTCTTGATGACAATTTTAATTCGTTTGAACATGTGGCTAATTGTCTTGAGACAATCATCCCAGGAATGAGTGAAAAAAGATCATGGGAACTTGCCTTCGAAGTAGATAGGGAAGGTTCGGCGAAAGTATGGAGAGGCCCTCTTGAACAGGCAGAGCTATATCATCAGCAGCTTGTCAGCAAAGGATTAACAATGGCACCAATTGAAAAAACATAA
- a CDS encoding DUF3303 domain-containing protein, whose protein sequence is MQTYVVHWQFPNQEAHIKGCDAFAEYLEGGAEYDKFEGFEVVLRVVNPEGANGWEIVKASDHKAVWKSCHPWCAGFGVDIEVVPVLTDSEFLEVHNEIKS, encoded by the coding sequence ATGCAAACTTACGTAGTTCATTGGCAGTTCCCTAATCAAGAAGCACACATAAAAGGCTGTGATGCATTTGCTGAATATCTTGAAGGCGGTGCTGAGTATGACAAATTTGAAGGTTTTGAAGTCGTTTTAAGAGTTGTAAATCCTGAGGGTGCTAACGGATGGGAAATCGTTAAAGCCTCAGACCACAAAGCTGTTTGGAAATCTTGTCATCCTTGGTGTGCTGGATTTGGAGTTGATATTGAAGTGGTTCCAGTACTCACAGATAGTGAGTTTCTAGAAGTTCACAACGAAATCAAGTCGTAA
- a CDS encoding DUF1330 domain-containing protein, translating into MAKGLWLVTTTVTNPAFAEYVEAFQPWVDSVGGSVFAKDMEAETVEGKGGKLGVIIEFPSKQDAIDAFNSSEYQELSKLRWANSTDTNITIIDGGVTH; encoded by the coding sequence ATGGCTAAGGGTCTTTGGCTTGTTACTACAACAGTTACGAATCCAGCTTTTGCTGAATATGTTGAAGCCTTTCAGCCTTGGGTTGACTCGGTAGGTGGTTCTGTTTTTGCCAAAGATATGGAAGCCGAAACTGTTGAAGGAAAGGGTGGAAAATTAGGAGTCATTATTGAGTTTCCCTCAAAGCAAGATGCAATTGATGCTTTTAATAGTTCTGAATATCAAGAACTAAGCAAATTACGTTGGGCAAATTCAACAGATACTAATATCACCATCATTGATGGCGGAGTAACTCATTAA
- a CDS encoding cupin domain-containing protein, giving the protein MSISVTSPCPETTIEELGIKSWPIWTCEASSFDWTYDDKETCLLLEGEVTVTPEGGEAVKFGAGDLVVFPAGMDCRWDVHKAVRKHYQFGG; this is encoded by the coding sequence TTGTCTATATCAGTAACTTCTCCTTGTCCTGAGACCACTATTGAGGAACTAGGAATTAAAAGCTGGCCAATCTGGACTTGTGAAGCAAGCTCTTTTGATTGGACTTATGACGATAAAGAGACTTGTTTGTTGCTTGAGGGTGAAGTCACAGTCACTCCTGAGGGGGGAGAAGCAGTAAAGTTTGGTGCAGGAGACTTAGTTGTCTTCCCAGCTGGAATGGACTGTAGATGGGATGTTCATAAGGCAGTCCGAAAGCATTATCAATTTGGTGGTTAA